Below is a window of Shinella sp. PSBB067 DNA.
GATCGTCCAGAACGATCCGGAACGCCGCGGTTCCGGGCGCGGGCTCGGCGCCAGCCCAGCCCATGTCGCCCCGTCCTCGGCCCGGCCGACCGGACGCCGGGTCATCGATCTGTGAACACGACGCCGGGCGTCTCGCATGGAGCCGCCCGGCCCCTTCATCCGCGATTGACGAAGCAGCAAGAGCATGTCGGAACGATCCTCATCGGCGAGCACCTATCTCCTGGTCCCGATCCTGCTGATCGCGGTGCTGCTCGGCACGGCTGCGATCCGCAATCCCTCGCTTGTCTCGCTCTCCGGCTTCGGCAGCGCGATCATCGTTGCCGCCCCGCTGATCCTTGCGACCTATTCGCTGATGGCCCTGGCCGTCTCGGGCCGGGGAACGGTCGACCTGGCGGTCGGCCCGCTGCTTGCCTTCATCAACGTTTCGGTCGTCAAGCTCACCATGCTCGGCGTCATCAGCGGTCCTTTCGGCACGTTCTTCGTCGCGCTGGGACTTGGCGTGCTTTACCAGCTTCTCTTTGCCCTGATCGTCATCTGGGTCAGGGTCCAGCCGATCATCGTCGCGCTGTCGGGCTTCCTCGCCCTGTCGGGCATCAATCTCGTGATCCTGCAGCGACCGGGCGGCACGGCGCCCGAATTCATGGCAAGCTGGGGCCTGGGGCAGACGATCTTCTCACCGGTGCTGCTGATCCTCGTCATCGCCACCGCCGGCTGGCTGCTCTTCACGCTCTCGCCCTTCTACGCCAACCTGCGCATGGTGGGATATGACGAGCGCGCGGCCTGGACGAGCGGTGTGCGGATCAACATCGTGCGCGTCGGCGCCCATGTCATCGCCGGCCTGTTCGTCGGCCTTGGCGCGCTCTGCTACACCGCCCTGATCTCCTCCGGCGATCCGACGCAGGGCACGACCATGACGCTCACGGCGGTGACGGCGCTGGTTCTCGGCGGCGTCAGCCTCTCGGGCGGCAGGGGCGGCGTCATCGGCGCGCTGTTCGGGGCGCTCAATCTCTATCTCATCGGCTTCGTGCTCGCGACCTTCAACTTCGGCGCGATCCAGGCCTTCGTCACGCAGATGAGCTATGGGGTCATTCTCGTCCTGTCGCTCCTGCTGACGCTGCTGGTACCGGTCGTCGGGCGGTACATCTCCTTCATCTCGCCCTGGGGCGCTTTCGTGGTGCTCGGCACGGGCGTGGTCGCGATCATGCTGCAGGTGGCCACATCCGCGACCTACCTGTCCGAAGCCCCGGCACCGCGCGATGCGGCGGGGCTTGCGACCCGCTATCTGCTCGACGCGCCGCCGGCTGGCCCGGATCTCGCTTTCGCGCTGTCGCCGATCCAGATGACGGCCTTCCTCGCGGCCGGCGCCTTCGCCACCTTCGTGGTCGCGGCGCGGATGATGAAGGCAGAGGCCGGATCGCGCCGCATGGGCGTCTTCCTCTACCTGCTCGTCGGGATTCTCATCCTTTCGCTCTTTGCCGCCATCTTCCTGGAAGGTGCGCCCAACATCCTCAATGGAGTGCGTCAATGATCGATGAACGCTACGAAGACCGTGCCAATCCGCGGCACCAGCTCATCCCGATCCCGCGCTCCTTCTTCATGGTCTGGATCAATCTCGCCGTCACGCTGGTCGTTGCGGCAATCGGCTTCGGTGTCGGCTTCGCGCAGGACATGAAGGCGCAGGAGGTGATCGTCCTGACGGTCGTTTCCATCGCCGTGCTGCTGTGGGTCCTCAATTACGTCGTCGTCATGTTCGAGGCGCGCCGGTCCGTGGGCGAGGCCGCCCGCCAGCCTGCCGGGGCCGGCACGGTCTGGCGCGACAACCGTGCGCTCATCATCTCCACGGGCCTGTTGCTGATCGTCTATCTGCTGGTCACGGCGTCCGTCCCGGAGTTTCGGTCTGTCACCAACCTCATCGCCTTCCTGGTGCTCGAAGCCATCCTGTTCTTCGCCTTCAAGGTGTCGGGCCGTTTCGGTCACGGGCGCTCGGCCTTCATCGGCCTCATCGTGCTGGCCGCGCTTGTCGTGATCTCGTCCTTCACCATCAAGGGGTTCCTTTCCGCCACCAACGTCAAGGCGATCCTGCTGTTCGCCTCGTTCCTCGGCATCGCCTGTGTCGGCCAGACGCTCGTCGCGCTGATGGGCGGGCTCGACCTGTCCATTCCCTTCGTCATCGGCTCCTCGAATATCGGCCTGCTGTTCCTGGTCGGGCTCGGCGTTCCCTCCTATGTGGCCTTCGGCTTCGTGCTGGTGCTCGGCGGGCTGATCGGCCTCCTGAATGGCCTTCTCAGCTACAGGCTGCAGGGGCAGGCGCTGATCCTGACGCTGGGGACAGGCTTTGCCGTGGCGGGCCTGACCCAGATCCTGACCTCCATCGGCTCGGCCTTCTCCGGCAATGTCTTCGGCCAGGTGCCGAAATGGCTTCAGAATCTGGCCGCCATGAACGGCGTGACCTTCGGCCTGAAGTTCCCGCCGACCATCCTCATCTGGATCGTGCTCGCCGTCGTCGTCATCATCGCGCTGCGCTATTCCGCCTATGGCCGCCATGTCTACGCGCTCGGCGGAAACCGTCGCTCGGCAAAGCTCGTCGGCATTTCGGAACTGAAATACTGGACGCTCGCCTATGTGATTTCGGGCGTCTTCGCCGCGCTCACCGGCTCCTTGCTGCTGGGCTGGTCGGGCGGCGGATTCATCGGGGTCGGCGACCCCTATCTCTTCACCACGCTGGCGGCCGTCGTGATCGGCGGAACCTCGCTGATGGGCGGCTATGGGGGCTACGGCTTCACCGTCATCGGCGTTCTCGTGCTTCAGGTCCTCAGCTCGTTCCTCATCGGGATCGGCCTGAAATACGAATGGCAGCAATTCATCTTCGGCCTCCTGATCCTGCCGATGGTCGC
It encodes the following:
- a CDS encoding ABC transporter permease; the encoded protein is MSERSSSASTYLLVPILLIAVLLGTAAIRNPSLVSLSGFGSAIIVAAPLILATYSLMALAVSGRGTVDLAVGPLLAFINVSVVKLTMLGVISGPFGTFFVALGLGVLYQLLFALIVIWVRVQPIIVALSGFLALSGINLVILQRPGGTAPEFMASWGLGQTIFSPVLLILVIATAGWLLFTLSPFYANLRMVGYDERAAWTSGVRINIVRVGAHVIAGLFVGLGALCYTALISSGDPTQGTTMTLTAVTALVLGGVSLSGGRGGVIGALFGALNLYLIGFVLATFNFGAIQAFVTQMSYGVILVLSLLLTLLVPVVGRYISFISPWGAFVVLGTGVVAIMLQVATSATYLSEAPAPRDAAGLATRYLLDAPPAGPDLAFALSPIQMTAFLAAGAFATFVVAARMMKAEAGSRRMGVFLYLLVGILILSLFAAIFLEGAPNILNGVRQ
- a CDS encoding ABC transporter permease, which produces MIDERYEDRANPRHQLIPIPRSFFMVWINLAVTLVVAAIGFGVGFAQDMKAQEVIVLTVVSIAVLLWVLNYVVVMFEARRSVGEAARQPAGAGTVWRDNRALIISTGLLLIVYLLVTASVPEFRSVTNLIAFLVLEAILFFAFKVSGRFGHGRSAFIGLIVLAALVVISSFTIKGFLSATNVKAILLFASFLGIACVGQTLVALMGGLDLSIPFVIGSSNIGLLFLVGLGVPSYVAFGFVLVLGGLIGLLNGLLSYRLQGQALILTLGTGFAVAGLTQILTSIGSAFSGNVFGQVPKWLQNLAAMNGVTFGLKFPPTILIWIVLAVVVIIALRYSAYGRHVYALGGNRRSAKLVGISELKYWTLAYVISGVFAALTGSLLLGWSGGGFIGVGDPYLFTTLAAVVIGGTSLMGGYGGYGFTVIGVLVLQVLSSFLIGIGLKYEWQQFIFGLLILPMVALYGRSPHIRSQV